One window from the genome of Amycolatopsis sp. NBC_01480 encodes:
- a CDS encoding SPFH domain-containing protein, with protein MVVPQAQSAVIERLGRFRTVASPGLTFLVPFLDKVRARIDLREQVVSFPPQPVITEDNLTVNIDTVVYFQVTDSRAAVYEISNYIIGVEQLTTTTLRNVVGGMSLEETLTSRDAINTQLRGVLDEATGRWGIRVARVELKAIEPPASIQDSMEKQMRADREKRAMILTAEGQRESSIKTAEGQKQSQILSAEGQKQAAILAAEAERQSRILRAQGERAARYLQAQGQAKAIEKVFAAIKAGRPTPEVLAYQYLQTLPQLAQGDANKVWMIPSDYGKALEGFARALGAPGDDGVFRYEPPKDDSPQRPELEDEEVAGWFDTSSDPKVAEAVAAAEAVARKEVPGPLGTERPRRAIGPASSADDVEEEEDALPPALAPQPSSPPPGVQQRQQQGPPSLPQPQQPPTPPGGPYQGPPAQFGGPPQQSPGSGPFPQQGPFGGPQGGPPQQR; from the coding sequence ATGGTGGTGCCACAGGCGCAGTCGGCGGTGATCGAGCGCCTCGGGCGGTTCCGCACGGTCGCCTCGCCCGGCCTGACGTTCCTGGTGCCGTTCCTGGACAAGGTCCGCGCGCGGATCGACCTGCGCGAGCAGGTCGTCTCGTTCCCGCCGCAGCCGGTGATCACCGAGGACAACCTGACGGTGAACATCGACACCGTCGTGTACTTCCAGGTCACCGACTCGCGCGCCGCGGTGTACGAGATCTCGAACTACATCATCGGCGTCGAGCAGCTCACCACCACCACGCTCCGGAACGTGGTCGGCGGCATGAGCCTGGAGGAGACGCTGACCTCCCGCGACGCGATCAACACCCAGCTGCGCGGCGTGCTCGACGAGGCCACCGGCCGCTGGGGCATCCGCGTCGCGCGCGTCGAGCTGAAGGCGATCGAGCCGCCCGCGTCGATCCAGGACTCGATGGAGAAGCAGATGCGCGCGGACCGGGAGAAGCGCGCGATGATCCTCACCGCGGAAGGCCAGCGGGAGTCCTCCATCAAGACCGCGGAAGGCCAGAAGCAGAGCCAGATCCTCTCCGCGGAAGGCCAGAAGCAGGCGGCGATCCTCGCGGCCGAGGCCGAGCGGCAGTCCCGCATCCTGCGCGCGCAGGGTGAACGGGCCGCCCGCTACCTTCAGGCGCAGGGCCAGGCGAAGGCGATCGAGAAGGTGTTCGCCGCCATCAAGGCCGGCCGCCCGACGCCCGAGGTGCTCGCGTACCAGTACCTGCAGACCCTGCCGCAGCTCGCACAGGGCGACGCGAACAAGGTCTGGATGATCCCCAGCGACTACGGCAAGGCCCTCGAAGGCTTCGCCCGCGCGCTCGGCGCCCCCGGCGACGACGGCGTCTTCCGCTACGAGCCGCCGAAGGACGACAGCCCCCAGCGGCCCGAGCTCGAGGACGAAGAGGTCGCCGGCTGGTTCGACACCTCCAGCGACCCGAAGGTCGCCGAGGCCGTCGCCGCCGCGGAAGCCGTGGCCCGCAAGGAGGTTCCGGGGCCGCTCGGCACCGAGCGGCCCCGCCGCGCCATCGGCCCCGCCTCCTCGGCCGACGACGTCGAAGAGGAAGAGGACGCGCTTCCGCCGGCCCTGGCTCCGCAGCCCTCGAGCCCGCCGCCGGGAGTCCAGCAGCGCCAGCAGCAGGGCCCGCCGTCGCTCCCGCAGCCGCAGCAGCCGCCGACCCCGCCGGGCGGCCCGTACCAGGGCCCGCCCGCGCAGTTCGGCGGCCCGCCGCAGCAGAGCCCGGGCAGCGGCCCGTTCCCGCAGCAGGGCCCGTTCGGCGGCCCGCAGGGCGGACCTCCTCAACAGCGCTGA
- a CDS encoding MFS transporter, translating into MVLGDNEVTQSVDASARDRRVQVRRAALAGSIGTTIEWYDFFLYNTAAALVFPHLFFPSSTGYAGVMQSFATYAVGFAARPVGAAIFGHWGDRLGRKTTLIVTLLLMGLSSAVVGLLPGTAAIGFAAPLILVLLRLVQGIAIGGEWSGSVLLAMEWGDQRRRGLLASFAQVGVPVGLVLGTGGMTLLSATLSRADFDAWGWRIPFLLSLVLVGIGLVIRLRILETPMFAAVVADKKTSRAPVKDAVRHHWREILLSAGLRFSEQLPFYLFTSYVLVYVVQRPEFSNTFVLTAVLVGAAAELVLIPVFSQLSDRIGRKQVYLTGSVLTAAIAFPYFTVLSHSGHALIFVVIIVSLIAHALQYGPQAALIGESFPTHLRYGGAGLGYQLASVFAGGPAPLLATWLLHKTGTPYSISIYIVLSAVVTILCVIALPDRSKADITDLSVYSR; encoded by the coding sequence ATGGTTCTAGGCGACAACGAGGTCACCCAGTCAGTCGACGCTTCCGCCCGCGACCGCCGGGTCCAAGTCCGGCGGGCGGCCCTGGCCGGGTCGATCGGCACGACCATCGAGTGGTACGACTTCTTCCTCTACAACACCGCCGCGGCACTCGTCTTCCCGCATCTGTTCTTCCCCTCGTCCACGGGTTACGCCGGGGTGATGCAGTCGTTCGCGACCTACGCGGTCGGGTTCGCGGCGCGTCCGGTGGGCGCGGCGATCTTCGGGCACTGGGGCGACCGGCTGGGCCGCAAGACCACGCTGATCGTCACGCTGCTGCTGATGGGCCTGTCCTCGGCGGTGGTCGGGCTGCTGCCGGGCACGGCGGCGATCGGGTTCGCCGCGCCGTTGATCCTGGTGCTTTTGCGGCTGGTGCAAGGGATCGCGATCGGCGGTGAGTGGAGCGGCTCGGTGCTGCTCGCGATGGAATGGGGCGATCAACGCCGGCGCGGGCTGCTCGCGAGCTTCGCCCAGGTCGGCGTTCCGGTCGGGCTGGTGCTCGGCACGGGCGGCATGACGCTGCTTTCGGCCACGCTGTCGCGCGCCGATTTCGACGCGTGGGGCTGGCGGATCCCGTTCCTGCTGAGCCTGGTGCTGGTGGGCATCGGCCTGGTGATCCGGCTGCGGATCCTGGAGACCCCGATGTTCGCCGCCGTGGTGGCGGACAAGAAGACCTCGCGCGCGCCGGTGAAGGACGCGGTGCGCCACCACTGGCGCGAGATCCTGCTCTCGGCCGGGCTGCGGTTCAGCGAGCAGCTGCCGTTCTACCTGTTCACCAGCTACGTGCTCGTGTATGTGGTGCAGCGGCCGGAATTCAGCAACACCTTCGTGCTCACCGCGGTGCTCGTCGGCGCGGCGGCGGAGCTGGTGCTGATCCCGGTGTTCTCGCAGCTGTCCGATCGGATCGGGCGGAAACAGGTGTACCTCACCGGTTCCGTGCTCACGGCCGCGATCGCCTTCCCGTACTTCACCGTGCTGAGCCACAGCGGGCACGCGCTGATCTTCGTCGTGATCATCGTTTCGCTGATCGCGCACGCGCTGCAGTACGGGCCGCAGGCGGCGCTGATCGGCGAGAGCTTCCCGACGCATCTGCGGTACGGCGGGGCGGGGCTGGGTTATCAGCTGGCTTCGGTGTTCGCGGGCGGGCCGGCGCCGTTGCTGGCGACCTGGCTGCTGCACAAGACGGGCACGCCGTACTCGATCTCGATCTACATCGTGTTGTCGGCGGTAGTCACGATCCTGTGTGTGATCGCGCTGCCGGACCGGTCGAAGGCCGACATCACCGACTTGAGCGTCTACTCCCGTTGA
- a CDS encoding GNAT family N-acetyltransferase: MDELRAEPLTGPRLSLEPLRPGHSDEMHPVLADPRLYAFTGGEPPTPHELRARYARQSVGRSGDGSQWWLNWVVRDTADGPAAGFVQATVGRDLASAEVAWLIDARWQGQGLAREAAALMLGWLDARGVTGVFAHIHPEHAASAAVARHLGLTPTGIVEDGEVRWERTVT; the protein is encoded by the coding sequence ATGGACGAGCTGCGGGCCGAGCCGCTGACCGGTCCCCGGCTGAGCCTGGAACCCTTGCGCCCCGGGCACTCCGACGAGATGCACCCCGTGCTGGCCGACCCCCGGCTCTACGCCTTCACCGGCGGTGAGCCGCCGACGCCCCACGAGTTGCGTGCCCGGTATGCCCGGCAGTCGGTCGGCCGGTCCGGGGACGGCAGCCAGTGGTGGCTGAACTGGGTGGTGCGCGATACCGCGGACGGGCCGGCGGCCGGGTTCGTGCAGGCGACCGTCGGCCGGGATCTGGCGTCCGCGGAGGTGGCCTGGCTGATCGACGCGCGGTGGCAGGGCCAGGGACTGGCCCGGGAAGCGGCGGCGCTGATGCTCGGCTGGCTGGACGCGCGCGGCGTCACCGGCGTCTTCGCGCACATCCACCCGGAGCACGCCGCCTCGGCCGCCGTCGCCCGGCACCTCGGGCTCACGCCGACCGGGATCGTCGAGGACGGCGAGGTCCGGTGGGAGCGGACCGTCACCTAG
- a CDS encoding TetR/AcrR family transcriptional regulator, with product MTDPKPLRADARRNRAKVLEAAETVFAAKGTSAPTEEVARQAGVGVGTVFRHFPTKEALLEAVLHVRLRRFVDEAEAVVAQNSADPGAAFFSFLTSWVEMSSAKTAYFEALSAAGVNVEFARHEIGVRLLGALGVLMGRAQEAGAVRSDLVVAELIPVIIGTAKAAEHVGADGALRDRIIAVLFDGLRSAVAYHQA from the coding sequence GTGACGGACCCGAAACCGCTGCGCGCCGACGCCCGGCGCAACCGCGCCAAGGTGCTCGAAGCCGCCGAGACGGTCTTCGCGGCCAAGGGCACCAGCGCGCCGACCGAAGAGGTCGCGCGCCAGGCCGGTGTCGGCGTCGGCACGGTGTTCCGGCATTTCCCGACCAAGGAGGCACTGCTCGAGGCGGTGCTCCACGTGCGGCTGCGCCGGTTCGTGGACGAGGCGGAGGCCGTGGTCGCACAGAACTCGGCCGACCCGGGCGCCGCGTTCTTCTCGTTCCTGACCAGCTGGGTCGAGATGTCCAGCGCCAAGACCGCGTACTTCGAGGCCCTCAGCGCGGCAGGCGTGAACGTCGAGTTCGCCCGGCACGAGATCGGCGTCCGGCTGCTCGGCGCGCTCGGCGTGCTGATGGGCCGCGCGCAGGAGGCCGGCGCGGTGCGGTCCGACCTCGTCGTCGCGGAGCTGATCCCGGTGATCATCGGCACTGCGAAGGCAGCCGAGCACGTCGGCGCCGACGGTGCCCTGCGCGACCGCATCATCGCGGTCCTGTTCGACGGCCTCCGCTCGGCCGTCGCCTACCACCAAGCCTGA
- a CDS encoding NAD(+)/NADH kinase: MHSAGLVLHPRRDSAAAVAAVLGWATNRGIEILGIADEIDRLDCAAVPVTPEELGSRSDLVVSLGGDGTMLRAMRLADRQRAPVLGVNLGKLGFLAEVDVPDLPDALSAIDGQDFTVEPRLAVDATMRGKTVTAFNDVAVVRVPGDGSAVVAVRVNDQPFVSYAADAVIVATPTGSTAYSFSAGGPITSPAVEALLVTPAAPHSAYSRGVVLSVHDTVALEVLPSSGRLAVEVDGQVAGYVEPGDSIDLCSRPSAARVVRLGMTTFFQRARRKLRLTDSAEIPSVWPGDRGLSGDDLPIG; encoded by the coding sequence ATGCACTCCGCAGGCTTGGTGCTGCACCCCCGGCGGGACTCGGCGGCGGCGGTCGCCGCGGTCCTGGGCTGGGCGACGAACCGGGGCATCGAAATCCTCGGCATCGCGGACGAGATCGACCGGCTGGACTGCGCCGCCGTGCCGGTCACGCCCGAGGAGCTGGGCAGCCGGTCCGACCTGGTGGTCAGCCTCGGCGGCGACGGGACCATGCTGCGCGCGATGCGGCTGGCCGACCGTCAGCGCGCCCCGGTGCTCGGTGTCAACCTGGGCAAGCTCGGCTTCCTGGCCGAGGTCGACGTGCCCGATCTGCCCGACGCGCTCTCGGCCATCGACGGGCAGGACTTCACCGTCGAGCCCCGCCTGGCCGTCGACGCGACCATGCGGGGCAAGACCGTGACCGCGTTCAACGACGTGGCCGTGGTGCGGGTGCCGGGTGACGGCAGCGCAGTGGTCGCGGTGCGGGTGAACGACCAGCCGTTCGTCAGCTACGCGGCCGACGCGGTGATCGTCGCGACCCCGACCGGCTCCACCGCGTACAGCTTCTCCGCGGGCGGCCCGATCACCAGCCCGGCCGTCGAGGCGTTGCTCGTCACACCCGCCGCGCCGCACTCGGCGTACAGCCGCGGGGTGGTCCTGTCCGTGCACGACACGGTGGCGCTGGAGGTGCTGCCCTCCAGCGGACGGCTGGCGGTCGAGGTGGACGGGCAGGTCGCCGGCTACGTCGAGCCTGGTGACAGCATCGACCTGTGCTCACGGCCCAGCGCCGCGCGGGTCGTCCGGCTCGGCATGACCACGTTTTTCCAACGCGCCAGGCGAAAGCTGCGCCTGACCGACTCCGCGGAGATCCCGTCCGTCTGGCCCGGCGATCGTGGCCTTTCGGGCGATGATCTGCCGATCGGGTGA
- a CDS encoding S1 family peptidase, translated as MKKSSGRKPARPGALALAIVVGAGVAGTYVSVQKVEAADEHPVAEGASGQSVHPASALPAKPALPPSVMPFNAKLHSDNIPLPTGGVRSGGCSGSLIAADWIITAGHCFHDVNMVRTGGKPDFTMNVTIGKITDSDPRGHVVQVVDVRQSAVNDLALARLSTPITDIKPLSLPDRAPKVDDPLSFAGWGALSANDTVQSDHLKHGRFTVKKVHQYELEIDSVDPRTVENSPCPDDSGSPYFIPDGDQNGQIVAVENNGPDCPQPGLETTARVDAVVSWIHKQIDG; from the coding sequence GTGAAGAAGAGTTCCGGCCGGAAACCGGCCCGTCCCGGTGCGCTGGCTCTTGCCATCGTTGTCGGCGCCGGGGTCGCCGGCACCTACGTCAGCGTCCAGAAGGTGGAGGCGGCCGACGAGCACCCGGTGGCCGAAGGGGCCAGCGGGCAGAGCGTTCACCCTGCCTCGGCGCTTCCGGCCAAGCCGGCGCTGCCGCCCAGCGTGATGCCGTTCAACGCGAAGCTGCACTCCGACAACATCCCGCTGCCCACCGGCGGGGTGCGCAGCGGCGGCTGCAGCGGCTCGCTGATCGCCGCGGACTGGATCATCACCGCCGGGCACTGCTTTCACGACGTCAACATGGTCCGGACCGGCGGGAAGCCGGACTTCACCATGAACGTGACCATCGGCAAGATCACCGACTCCGACCCGCGCGGGCACGTGGTGCAGGTAGTGGACGTGCGCCAGTCGGCGGTCAACGACCTCGCGCTGGCCCGGCTGAGCACCCCGATCACCGACATCAAGCCGCTGTCCCTGCCGGACCGCGCGCCGAAGGTCGACGACCCGCTGTCGTTCGCCGGCTGGGGCGCGCTCTCGGCCAACGACACCGTCCAGTCCGACCACCTCAAGCACGGCCGGTTCACGGTGAAGAAGGTGCACCAGTACGAGCTGGAGATCGACTCGGTCGATCCGCGGACCGTCGAGAACAGCCCGTGCCCCGACGACTCGGGCTCCCCGTACTTCATCCCCGACGGCGACCAGAACGGGCAGATCGTGGCGGTGGAGAACAACGGGCCGGACTGCCCGCAGCCCGGCCTGGAAACCACCGCCCGCGTGGACGCCGTGGTCAGCTGGATCCACAAGCAGATCGACGGCTAG